One Azospirillum sp. TSA2s genomic region harbors:
- the dapF gene encoding diaminopimelate epimerase — translation MTREFLKMHGLGNDFVVIDARSEPYRPSGAEVRAIADRKTGVGCDQFIILERTDAPGADAFMRIHNADGSEAAACGNASRCVGWLLMEESGRDRASFQTVAGLLHAYRADNGRITVDMGPPRLDWSAIPLAAPTDTLRVESVEHGGFAAPVAVNMGNPHAVFFVDDAEAVPLAEVGPVFENHPSFPERSNIEFAQVLSPSAIRMRVWERGAGITQACGTGACATLVAAARRGLTGRKADILLDGGTLTIEWTEDDRVLMTGPVALAFSGRLSAELVSE, via the coding sequence ATGACCCGCGAATTCCTGAAGATGCACGGCCTCGGTAACGACTTCGTCGTGATCGACGCCCGTTCCGAACCTTACCGCCCCTCAGGCGCGGAGGTGCGCGCCATCGCCGACCGCAAGACCGGCGTGGGATGCGACCAGTTCATCATTCTGGAACGCACGGACGCACCGGGGGCCGACGCCTTCATGCGCATCCACAACGCGGACGGTAGCGAAGCGGCGGCCTGCGGCAATGCGTCGCGCTGCGTCGGCTGGCTGCTGATGGAGGAGAGCGGGCGCGACCGCGCCAGCTTCCAGACCGTCGCGGGTCTGCTGCACGCCTATCGCGCCGACAACGGCCGCATCACGGTCGACATGGGTCCGCCCCGCTTGGATTGGAGCGCCATCCCACTGGCCGCCCCCACCGACACGCTGCGGGTCGAATCGGTGGAGCATGGCGGCTTCGCGGCTCCGGTCGCGGTCAACATGGGCAACCCGCACGCCGTTTTCTTCGTCGACGATGCCGAGGCGGTGCCGCTGGCCGAGGTCGGCCCGGTGTTCGAGAACCACCCGAGCTTCCCGGAGCGCTCCAACATCGAGTTCGCTCAGGTCCTGTCGCCCAGCGCCATCCGGATGCGGGTGTGGGAGCGCGGCGCCGGCATCACCCAGGCCTGCGGCACCGGCGCCTGCGCCACGCTGGTGGCCGCCGCCCGCCGTGGCCTGACCGGGCGCAAGGCCGACATCCTGCTGGACGGCGGCACCCTGACCATCGAGTGGACCGAAGACGACCGCGTCCTGATGACCGGCCCGGTGGCGCTCGCCTTCAGTGGCCGACTTTCGGCTGAACTGGTTTCGGAATGA
- the mtaB gene encoding tRNA (N(6)-L-threonylcarbamoyladenosine(37)-C(2))-methylthiotransferase MtaB translates to MSDSTDSTTQTGPEIVTFGCRLNTYESEVMRNHARSAGLDDVVIVNTCAVTSEAERQARQTIRKLRRERPDARIVVTGCAAQIDPQRFAAMPEVDQVLGNQEKLQPESWGLPPAEKVLVNDIMSVKETAGHLIGGFEDRARAFVQVQQGCDHRCTFCIIPYGRGPSRSVPIGGIVEQVQALVKAGYNEVVLSGVDITSYGPDLPGSPSLGQMVRRLLALVPELPRLRLSSIDCIEMDDDLWRLIENEPRLMPHLHLSLQAGDDMVLKRMKRRHGRADSIAFCERVRSIRPDVVFGADFIAGFPTETEEMFQNTMRLVEECGLTWLHVFPYSPRPGTPAARMPQVDGAVRKERAARLRAVGEAAEARTLASLVGRTATVLVEKDDLGRTEHFAAIRLGQTFAPGSLVPAAITGIKDGVLTGTPL, encoded by the coding sequence ATGAGCGACAGCACCGACAGCACGACGCAGACCGGCCCCGAGATCGTCACCTTCGGCTGCCGCCTCAACACTTACGAGTCCGAGGTGATGCGCAACCATGCGCGCAGCGCCGGATTGGACGACGTGGTGATCGTCAACACCTGCGCCGTCACCTCGGAAGCCGAGCGGCAGGCGCGGCAGACCATCCGCAAGCTGCGGCGCGAGCGGCCGGACGCCCGCATCGTCGTTACCGGCTGTGCCGCGCAGATCGACCCGCAGCGCTTCGCCGCGATGCCGGAGGTCGATCAGGTGCTGGGCAACCAGGAAAAGCTGCAACCGGAAAGCTGGGGCCTGCCGCCGGCCGAGAAGGTTCTGGTCAACGACATCATGTCGGTGAAGGAGACCGCCGGTCACCTGATCGGCGGGTTCGAGGACCGCGCCCGCGCCTTCGTCCAGGTTCAGCAGGGCTGCGACCACCGCTGCACCTTCTGCATCATCCCCTATGGCCGCGGTCCGTCGCGCTCCGTCCCGATCGGCGGCATCGTCGAGCAGGTCCAGGCGCTGGTAAAGGCCGGCTACAACGAGGTGGTGCTGTCCGGCGTCGACATCACCAGCTACGGTCCCGACCTGCCGGGTTCGCCGTCGCTGGGGCAGATGGTGCGCCGGCTGCTGGCCCTGGTGCCGGAACTGCCGCGGCTGCGCCTGTCCTCCATCGACTGCATCGAGATGGACGACGACCTCTGGCGCCTGATCGAGAACGAGCCGCGCCTGATGCCGCACCTGCACCTGTCGCTCCAGGCCGGCGACGATATGGTGCTGAAGCGGATGAAGCGCCGCCATGGCCGCGCCGATTCCATCGCGTTTTGCGAGCGGGTGCGCTCGATCCGGCCCGACGTGGTGTTCGGCGCCGACTTCATCGCCGGTTTCCCGACGGAGACCGAGGAGATGTTCCAGAACACCATGCGGCTGGTGGAGGAGTGCGGCCTGACTTGGCTGCATGTCTTCCCCTACAGCCCGCGCCCCGGCACGCCGGCCGCCCGCATGCCGCAGGTCGACGGCGCCGTCCGCAAGGAGCGCGCCGCCCGCCTGCGCGCCGTCGGCGAAGCGGCGGAGGCCCGCACGCTGGCGAGCCTCGTCGGCCGCACCGCCACGGTGCTGGTCGAGAAGGACGATCTGGGCCGCACCGAGCATTTCGCCGCGATCCGCCTGGGTCAAACCTTCGCGCCCGGCTCGCTGGTGCCCGCCGCCATCACCGGCATCAAGGACGGCGTGCTGACCGGCACCCCGCTCTGA
- a CDS encoding GtrA family protein, translating into MASVASLLDSRLGRLGVQFTKFGVVGVVGLVVDTIVLYAGLALGLQFFAARVPSFFAAATATWALNRAFTFRGAVSEPLHRQWAKFIAANAIGGVVNYGVSVGLESSVQMVAEHPFLAVAAGSIAGMFFNFAASKHLVFKGA; encoded by the coding sequence ATGGCATCGGTCGCAAGCCTGCTGGACAGCCGGCTCGGCCGGCTGGGCGTGCAATTCACCAAGTTCGGCGTCGTCGGCGTTGTCGGGCTGGTGGTGGACACGATCGTGCTCTACGCCGGCCTGGCGCTGGGGCTGCAGTTCTTCGCCGCCCGCGTGCCGTCCTTCTTCGCGGCGGCGACCGCCACCTGGGCGTTGAACCGCGCCTTCACCTTCCGTGGCGCCGTGAGCGAGCCGCTGCACCGCCAGTGGGCCAAGTTCATCGCCGCCAACGCCATCGGCGGCGTGGTGAATTACGGCGTGTCGGTGGGATTGGAATCGAGCGTGCAGATGGTCGCCGAGCACCCGTTCCTGGCGGTGGCCGCCGGGTCGATCGCCGGTATGTTCTTCAACTTCGCGGCGTCGAAGCATCTGGTGTTCAAGGGGGCATAA
- a CDS encoding glycosyltransferase family 2 protein, with amino-acid sequence MTVSTLDRPADRPALPPAADASGAQTAAVQAGPAPTVAVLIPCYNEEAAIGKVVQDFRAALPDAIVYVYDNNSKDRTVEVARAAGAVVRREPLQGKGNVMRRMFADIEADVYVLVDGDDTYHAPSAPELVKRLWDEQLDMVNGARVTEIVAAYRPGHRFGNLVLTGMVAKIFGSRIGDMLSGYRVFSRRFVKSFPALASGFETETELTVHALELRMPIAEVKTPYKDRPPGSHSKLNTIRDGIRILRTIIILVKEERPLPFFSAAFGLLALLSMILGVPVIATYFETGLVPRFPTALLATGLMLLAFLSLTCGLILDTVTHGRREAKRMSYLSLRAPGNHPPLAGARGDERR; translated from the coding sequence ATGACCGTATCGACCCTCGACCGTCCTGCCGACCGCCCCGCCCTCCCCCCGGCCGCCGACGCTTCCGGAGCGCAGACGGCGGCTGTGCAGGCCGGCCCGGCCCCCACCGTCGCGGTGCTGATCCCCTGCTACAACGAGGAGGCGGCGATCGGCAAGGTGGTGCAGGACTTCCGCGCTGCCCTGCCCGACGCCATCGTCTATGTTTACGACAACAACTCGAAGGACCGGACGGTGGAGGTCGCGCGCGCCGCCGGCGCCGTCGTCCGGCGCGAGCCGCTGCAGGGCAAGGGCAACGTCATGCGCCGGATGTTCGCCGACATCGAGGCGGACGTGTATGTGCTGGTCGACGGCGACGACACCTATCACGCCCCCAGCGCCCCGGAACTGGTCAAGCGCTTGTGGGACGAGCAGCTGGACATGGTCAACGGCGCGCGGGTGACGGAGATTGTCGCCGCCTATCGTCCCGGCCACCGTTTCGGCAACCTCGTGCTGACCGGCATGGTCGCCAAGATCTTCGGCAGCCGCATCGGCGACATGCTGTCGGGCTACCGGGTGTTCTCCCGCCGCTTCGTGAAGTCATTCCCGGCGCTGGCCAGCGGTTTCGAAACCGAAACGGAGCTGACCGTCCATGCGCTGGAGCTGCGCATGCCGATCGCCGAGGTGAAGACCCCCTACAAGGACCGTCCGCCCGGATCGCACAGCAAGCTGAACACCATCCGCGACGGCATCCGCATCCTGCGCACCATCATCATCCTGGTGAAGGAGGAGCGGCCGCTGCCCTTCTTCTCCGCCGCCTTCGGGCTGCTGGCCCTGCTGTCGATGATCCTGGGCGTGCCGGTGATCGCGACCTATTTCGAGACCGGGCTGGTCCCGCGTTTCCCCACCGCCCTGCTCGCGACCGGGTTGATGCTGCTGGCCTTCCTCAGCCTGACCTGCGGCCTGATCCTGGACACCGTCACCCATGGCCGCCGCGAGGCCAAGCGCATGAGCTACCTGTCGCTGCGCGCCCCGGGCAACCACCCGCCGCTGGCCGGCGCGCGCGGGGACGAGCGCCGGTGA